A single region of the Streptomyces sp. ITFR-16 genome encodes:
- a CDS encoding MFS transporter, translating to MLLALAVDRTGSGLWAASSVLYLTFVTHLSAQQIGVLLGAAGVAGIAGSPLAGRLAGRFPVRPLLIGCHLVRPATLTLVLLCTGFETLLSVVAVTYLGDRAAKTLEMLFATRAAGERRAAYQALSRSAANAGYGVGAGLAAIGLAVGTTDAYRALILGNALSFVVAAALVWRTGEPGGRTREVARTGGAVAAPGVVTSGRPKGPWRDRGYLRFVLLDIPMNLDDSVLGVGLPLWLVSRTSAPHALVPAFLVINTVLVVVLQLAVSKRAEGPHRAVRAVLLYGVLMFVCCALAAGAAGCGTWAAAAVLLAAAVLVTMAELMRSVSSWELAVLLAPPDERAAYLGVAGMAQSIQKSAGPPLLTGVVMAAGPVGWLVLGTVVAGLAVAQQRSCASRLGLGAAPDPAHAEPVPAQRQ from the coding sequence ATGCTGCTCGCACTGGCCGTCGACCGCACCGGGTCGGGGCTGTGGGCCGCGTCCTCGGTCCTCTACCTCACCTTCGTGACGCATCTGAGCGCCCAGCAGATCGGGGTGCTGCTGGGCGCGGCCGGGGTGGCGGGCATCGCGGGTTCACCGCTCGCCGGGCGGCTGGCCGGCCGCTTCCCGGTGCGGCCGCTGCTCATCGGGTGTCATCTGGTGCGGCCGGCCACCCTGACCCTGGTGCTGCTCTGCACCGGCTTCGAGACGCTGCTGTCCGTCGTCGCGGTCACCTATCTGGGGGACCGGGCGGCCAAGACCCTGGAGATGCTGTTCGCCACCCGGGCTGCGGGCGAACGGCGGGCGGCCTACCAGGCGTTGTCCCGCAGCGCGGCCAACGCGGGATACGGCGTCGGCGCCGGACTCGCCGCCATCGGTCTGGCCGTCGGGACCACGGACGCCTATCGCGCCCTGATCCTCGGCAACGCCCTGTCCTTCGTCGTCGCCGCCGCGCTCGTGTGGCGGACGGGCGAGCCGGGCGGCCGGACGAGAGAGGTGGCGCGGACGGGGGGCGCGGTGGCCGCCCCCGGCGTGGTGACGTCCGGGCGGCCCAAGGGCCCCTGGCGGGACCGGGGTTATCTCCGCTTCGTCCTGCTCGACATCCCGATGAACCTCGACGACTCGGTCCTCGGCGTCGGCCTGCCGCTCTGGCTCGTCTCCCGTACCTCCGCGCCGCACGCCCTCGTACCGGCGTTCCTGGTCATCAACACCGTGCTGGTCGTCGTGCTGCAACTGGCCGTGTCCAAAAGGGCCGAGGGTCCGCATCGCGCGGTCCGGGCGGTGCTGCTGTACGGCGTCCTGATGTTCGTCTGCTGCGCCCTGGCGGCCGGGGCCGCCGGATGCGGCACCTGGGCGGCGGCCGCGGTGCTGCTCGCGGCGGCGGTGCTGGTCACGATGGCGGAGCTGATGCGGTCGGTCAGCTCCTGGGAGCTGGCCGTCCTGCTGGCGCCGCCGGACGAGCGGGCCGCGTATCTGGGGGTGGCCGGGATGGCGCAGTCCATCCAGAAGTCCGCGGGCCCGCCGCTGCTGACCGGCGTGGTGATGGCCGCGGGGCCGGTGGGCTGGCTGGTGCTGGGGACGGTGGTGGCGGGGCTGGCGGTGGCACAGCAGCGGTCCTGCGCAAGCCGGTTGGGCCTGGGCGCCGCACCGGACCCGGCACACGCCGAGCCCGTACCTGCTCAGCGCCAGTAA
- a CDS encoding siderophore-interacting protein, producing MGHGWEGVVLKLMRGRDFTFTVTATEQVTDGFRRVHVTDGGLLAATGGAHPTMWVRLWFERAGKPHQRAYTLVDPDPEAGTFSLDFALHDGPATDWARAAEPGDTIDATLQGTGFSLPEPAPARLFVIGDPASLPAINSLLDAVPETPATIWFETAPGSDEKPPLRLDPARHTLHRVERHDRGAALVASVKSTLPQLLGDDTSDAYVWIACDTATTRSLSGYVRKELAVTKERVHALGYWR from the coding sequence GTGGGGCATGGCTGGGAGGGCGTCGTCCTCAAGCTGATGCGGGGGCGGGACTTCACGTTCACCGTGACCGCGACCGAGCAGGTCACCGACGGCTTCCGGCGGGTGCACGTCACCGATGGCGGGCTGCTCGCCGCGACCGGCGGGGCGCACCCGACGATGTGGGTCCGGCTCTGGTTCGAGCGGGCCGGGAAGCCGCATCAGCGCGCCTACACCCTGGTCGACCCCGACCCGGAGGCCGGCACCTTCAGCCTGGACTTCGCCCTGCACGACGGACCCGCGACCGACTGGGCCCGGGCGGCCGAGCCGGGCGACACCATCGACGCGACGCTCCAGGGCACCGGCTTCTCCCTCCCCGAACCGGCCCCCGCCCGCCTCTTCGTGATCGGCGACCCGGCTTCCCTGCCCGCGATCAACTCCCTGCTGGACGCCGTCCCGGAGACCCCGGCGACGATCTGGTTCGAGACCGCGCCCGGGTCGGACGAGAAGCCGCCGCTCCGCCTGGACCCCGCCCGCCACACGCTCCACCGCGTCGAGCGCCACGACCGGGGCGCCGCACTGGTCGCGTCCGTGAAGTCCACGCTCCCGCAGCTGCTGGGCGACGACACCTCGGACGCGTACGTCTGGATCGCCTGCGACACGGCGACGACCCGGTCCCTGTCGGGGTACGTGCGCAAGGAGCTGGCCGTCACCAAGGAGCGGGTGCACGCCCTGGGTTACTGGCGCTGA
- a CDS encoding LLM class F420-dependent oxidoreductase encodes MRIATTIFLTDETITPVRLAHQLEQRGFAGLYLPEHTHIPAARETPYPAGGELPPEYGRTLDPFVALAQAAAVTERLALGTGITLIAQHDPIDLAKQIATLDHLSGGRFTLGLGFGWNVEEAADHGVTWSTRRELGRDRMALMRALWAEEPTAYEGEFGSVRASHAYPKPVQQPRGPVSGPRTLIGGAAGPKLFAHIAEYADGWLPIGGRGLTESVPRLRTAWEAAGRDPKDLQIVPYAVLPSAGKLAHYADLGIEEVVLQLPPAPEPEVLRALDAYAEFL; translated from the coding sequence ATGCGGATCGCCACAACGATCTTCCTCACCGACGAAACGATCACACCGGTGCGGCTCGCGCACCAGCTGGAACAGCGGGGATTCGCCGGGCTCTATCTGCCGGAGCACACCCATATCCCGGCGGCCCGGGAGACCCCCTATCCGGCCGGCGGCGAGCTGCCGCCGGAGTACGGCCGCACCCTGGACCCCTTCGTCGCCCTCGCGCAGGCCGCCGCCGTGACCGAGCGGCTGGCCCTCGGCACCGGCATCACCCTGATCGCCCAGCACGACCCGATCGACCTGGCCAAGCAGATCGCCACCCTCGACCACCTCTCCGGCGGCCGCTTCACCCTGGGCCTCGGCTTCGGCTGGAATGTCGAGGAGGCGGCTGACCACGGTGTGACCTGGTCGACGCGCCGCGAGCTCGGCCGCGACCGGATGGCGCTGATGCGCGCCCTGTGGGCGGAGGAACCCACGGCGTACGAGGGCGAGTTCGGCTCGGTCCGCGCCAGCCACGCGTACCCGAAGCCGGTCCAGCAACCGCGCGGTCCGGTCTCCGGCCCGCGCACCCTGATCGGCGGCGCGGCCGGCCCCAAGCTCTTCGCGCACATCGCGGAGTACGCGGACGGCTGGCTCCCGATCGGCGGGCGCGGCCTGACGGAGTCCGTGCCGCGCCTGCGTACCGCCTGGGAGGCGGCCGGCCGCGACCCGAAGGACCTCCAGATCGTCCCGTACGCGGTCCTGCCGAGCGCGGGCAAGCTGGCGCACTACGCGGACCTCGGCATCGAGGAGGTCGTCCTCCAACTGCCCCCGGCGCCCGAGCCGGAGGTCCTGCGCGCGCTGGACGCGTACGCGGAGTTCCTCTAG
- a CDS encoding DUF6210 family protein has translation MTFRRFVFLDPDGGSGGGWLHAVVEAPTGVFYQQQYGGTACQQGQVEGFLVPLSAPDQLAALRELFERHFRGAGTWNRTWTDDERDWLREPVEAIGYWACDGVAEEPHLLRLDESRIREADEAWVPVITPDGPAMLVWCNSD, from the coding sequence ATGACCTTCCGGCGCTTCGTCTTCCTCGACCCCGACGGCGGAAGCGGCGGTGGCTGGCTCCACGCGGTGGTCGAGGCGCCGACCGGAGTCTTCTACCAACAGCAGTACGGCGGCACCGCCTGCCAACAGGGCCAGGTCGAGGGCTTCCTGGTCCCGCTGTCCGCCCCTGATCAACTGGCCGCGCTGCGCGAGCTGTTCGAGCGCCATTTCCGCGGCGCCGGCACCTGGAACCGTACGTGGACCGACGACGAGCGGGACTGGCTCCGCGAGCCGGTCGAGGCGATCGGCTACTGGGCCTGCGACGGAGTCGCCGAGGAGCCGCACCTCCTGCGGCTGGACGAGAGCCGGATCCGCGAGGCCGACGAGGCATGGGTCCCCGTGATCACGCCGGACGGCCCCGCGATGCTGGTGTGGTGCAACTCGGACTGA
- a CDS encoding phosphotransferase — MYEETSVETVDRGQYPDAVTPWEDPDWRADALAWAERGLAAQGPRRARRLSVRLRPWSVLIRMTADGAPDTWFKANPPASAFEAGLTEALARWAPGQVLAPLAVDADRGWSLLPDGGTLFRDAHLTAEAGERAWAQALYQYGTMQRALCSRTAEIARLGVPDARLAVLPALFDGLVRDNPVLDPETRTALHRLRPRVEEWCDELAAIGIPDTLDHADLHDGQLFAPAPGRFTFFDWGDAAVSHPFCSLLVPLRRAGEQYGPHVLPRLRDAYLDAWSGMGAPGIDLRHGASLAWRLGAIGRACSWGRLFPSAPASLTARADTEAAGWLTGMLGDPAL, encoded by the coding sequence ATGTACGAGGAGACGTCGGTGGAGACGGTGGACCGCGGGCAGTACCCGGACGCGGTGACCCCCTGGGAGGACCCGGACTGGCGGGCGGACGCGCTCGCCTGGGCGGAGCGCGGGCTCGCCGCCCAGGGGCCGCGCCGGGCGCGGCGGCTGTCCGTGCGCCTGCGGCCCTGGTCGGTCCTGATCCGTATGACGGCCGACGGCGCACCGGACACCTGGTTCAAGGCGAACCCGCCCGCGAGCGCCTTCGAGGCCGGGCTGACCGAGGCACTGGCGCGCTGGGCGCCCGGCCAGGTGCTCGCACCGCTCGCCGTGGACGCGGACCGGGGCTGGTCCCTGCTCCCGGACGGCGGCACGCTCTTCCGGGACGCGCACCTGACCGCCGAAGCGGGCGAACGGGCCTGGGCACAGGCGCTGTACCAGTACGGGACGATGCAGCGCGCGCTCTGCTCCCGTACCGCCGAGATCGCCCGGCTCGGTGTCCCCGACGCCCGCCTGGCGGTCCTGCCCGCGCTCTTCGACGGGCTGGTCCGGGACAACCCCGTCCTGGACCCCGAGACCCGCACCGCACTGCACCGGCTGCGCCCGCGCGTAGAGGAGTGGTGCGACGAGCTCGCGGCGATCGGCATCCCGGACACCCTCGACCACGCGGACCTGCACGACGGCCAGCTCTTCGCCCCTGCCCCGGGCCGCTTCACGTTCTTCGACTGGGGCGACGCGGCGGTCTCCCACCCCTTCTGCAGCCTGCTCGTGCCGCTGCGCCGGGCGGGCGAACAGTACGGACCCCATGTCCTGCCCCGGCTCCGCGACGCCTACCTGGACGCCTGGTCCGGCATGGGCGCCCCCGGCATAGACCTGCGCCACGGCGCAAGCCTGGCCTGGCGCCTGGGCGCGATAGGCCGCGCCTGCTCCTGGGGCCGCCTCTTCCCCTCGGCCCCCGCCTCCCTGACGGCCCGCGCGGACACGGAGGCGGCGGGGTGGCTGACGGGGATGCTGGGGGACCCCGCGCTCTAG
- a CDS encoding DUF4333 domain-containing protein has product MRTAVGAVAVLLATGCSVSVGSKEVKKTEVAAQAKTALGKKVGSEPDDVTCEDDLKAEVGATVRCTVTSGGAKLGMTATAKSVDGDKVDMDFKVDDAPGAGGSADLQPSDSARPTYAPSSDAPSSDAPSTGAQSVSRAEVARQGKAALAAQVGREPDAFTCPTDLPARVGAQIRCQLADGGKQYGVTVTATSVVGGQVKMDFKVDTTPKD; this is encoded by the coding sequence ATGCGAACCGCGGTAGGGGCGGTGGCCGTGCTCCTGGCCACCGGGTGTTCGGTGAGCGTGGGTTCCAAGGAAGTGAAGAAGACCGAGGTCGCGGCGCAGGCCAAGACGGCTCTGGGCAAGAAGGTCGGCAGTGAGCCCGACGACGTGACCTGCGAGGACGACCTCAAGGCCGAGGTCGGCGCGACCGTGCGGTGCACGGTCACCTCGGGCGGCGCGAAGCTGGGCATGACGGCCACCGCGAAGTCGGTCGACGGCGACAAGGTCGACATGGACTTCAAGGTCGACGACGCCCCCGGCGCGGGCGGCTCCGCCGACCTCCAGCCCAGCGACTCCGCCCGGCCCACCTACGCCCCGAGCTCCGACGCCCCGAGCTCCGACGCCCCGAGCACCGGCGCCCAGTCGGTGAGCAGGGCCGAGGTCGCCCGCCAGGGCAAGGCCGCCCTCGCCGCGCAGGTGGGCCGCGAGCCCGACGCCTTCACCTGCCCCACGGACCTCCCGGCCCGGGTCGGCGCCCAGATCCGCTGCCAACTGGCCGACGGCGGGAAGCAGTACGGGGTGACGGTCACCGCGACCTCGGTCGTCGGCGGCCAGGTGAAGATGGACTTCAAGGTCGACACCACCCCGAAGGACTGA
- the helR gene encoding RNA polymerase recycling motor ATPase HelR, producing MNPLPTTPAFDLPERLSAKADPALIAADEEHFAAVAACLEQSIAELSDALATARRAPGGVGRQAMDRDAEIHRLTARLRTLRRFGLDLCLGHMVGTDGAEPVYVGRLGLTDSEGRRLLLDWRSPAAEPFFGATHGNPMGLASRRRYRWTGGRISDYWDEVFTPDGFAGHAALDDQSAFIASLGSNRSARMRDVLGTIQADQDAIIRAGSRGALVVDGGPGTGKTVVALHRSAYLLYSDPRLGHHRGGVLFVGPHQPYLGYVADVLPSLGEEGVQTCTLRDMVAEGAGAVSERDPEVARLKASARLVKAVEAAVAFYETPPAKGMTVSTQWSDVRLTAGEWAVAFESAPGVPHNEARDVIQEELITILAEKHEDEEVPEELVRASLFRNQELTAALNSAWPLLEAADVVGDLWSVPAYLRTCAPWLDADEVKRLQRADAQAWTVSDLPILDAARQRLGDPEAARRRRRNEAAAAAERARRAESIDSLLENAEIDESQGAVGMLRGRDLQETLLDPDALSTAEPDLLAGPFAHVVVDEAQELTDAEWQMLLQRCPSRSFTVVGDRAQARHGFTESWRERLERVGFDRITLTSLNVNYRTPEEIMSEAEPVIRAALPDANVPTSIRTGGIPVRHGRASDRDDVLSTWLSTHPDGTACVIGAPAFRPASPRVRSLTPTLSKGLEFDLVILIDPETFGRGIEGAVDRYVAMTRATRELVILTGA from the coding sequence CTGAACCCCCTGCCCACCACCCCTGCCTTCGACCTTCCCGAGCGCCTGTCCGCCAAGGCCGACCCGGCGCTGATCGCGGCGGACGAGGAGCACTTCGCGGCGGTCGCGGCGTGCCTTGAGCAGTCGATCGCGGAACTGTCCGACGCCCTCGCGACCGCCCGCAGGGCACCGGGCGGTGTGGGGCGGCAGGCGATGGACAGGGACGCGGAGATCCACCGCCTGACCGCCCGCCTGCGTACGCTGCGCCGCTTCGGGCTGGACCTGTGCCTCGGGCACATGGTCGGCACGGACGGCGCGGAGCCGGTGTACGTGGGACGGCTGGGCCTCACGGACAGCGAGGGCCGCAGGCTGCTGCTGGACTGGCGCTCGCCCGCCGCCGAGCCGTTCTTCGGGGCGACCCACGGCAACCCGATGGGGCTGGCCAGCCGCCGCCGGTACCGCTGGACCGGGGGCCGGATCAGCGACTACTGGGACGAGGTGTTCACACCGGACGGTTTCGCGGGGCATGCGGCGCTGGACGACCAGTCGGCGTTCATCGCGAGCCTGGGGAGCAACCGGTCGGCCCGGATGCGGGACGTGCTCGGCACGATCCAGGCGGACCAGGACGCGATCATCCGGGCGGGGTCGCGGGGCGCGCTGGTGGTGGACGGGGGGCCGGGGACGGGCAAGACGGTGGTCGCGCTGCACCGGTCCGCGTACCTGCTCTACTCCGATCCCCGGCTGGGGCACCACCGGGGCGGGGTGCTGTTCGTCGGACCGCACCAGCCGTACCTGGGATATGTGGCCGATGTGCTGCCGAGCCTCGGGGAGGAGGGGGTGCAGACGTGCACCCTGCGGGACATGGTGGCCGAGGGAGCCGGGGCGGTGAGCGAGCGCGACCCGGAGGTGGCGCGGCTGAAGGCATCGGCGCGGCTGGTGAAGGCGGTAGAGGCGGCGGTGGCGTTCTACGAGACGCCGCCGGCGAAGGGAATGACGGTTTCGACGCAGTGGTCCGACGTCCGGCTGACAGCCGGTGAGTGGGCGGTGGCGTTCGAGTCGGCGCCGGGGGTGCCGCACAACGAGGCGCGGGACGTGATCCAGGAGGAGCTGATCACGATCCTGGCCGAGAAGCACGAGGACGAGGAGGTTCCGGAGGAGCTGGTGCGGGCGTCGCTGTTCCGGAACCAGGAGCTGACGGCGGCGCTGAACAGCGCGTGGCCGCTGCTGGAGGCGGCGGACGTCGTCGGGGACCTGTGGTCGGTGCCCGCGTATCTGCGCACGTGCGCGCCGTGGCTGGACGCGGACGAGGTGAAGCGGCTCCAGCGGGCGGACGCGCAGGCGTGGACGGTGTCCGACCTGCCGATCCTGGACGCGGCCCGGCAGCGGCTGGGCGACCCGGAGGCGGCCCGCCGCAGACGCCGCAACGAGGCGGCGGCCGCCGCCGAACGGGCGCGGCGGGCCGAGTCCATCGACAGCCTGCTGGAGAACGCCGAGATCGACGAGAGCCAGGGCGCGGTGGGGATGCTGCGGGGGCGGGACCTCCAGGAGACGCTGCTCGACCCGGACGCGCTGTCGACGGCCGAACCGGACCTGCTCGCGGGCCCGTTCGCGCATGTGGTCGTGGACGAGGCGCAGGAACTGACGGACGCGGAGTGGCAGATGCTGCTCCAGCGGTGCCCGTCGCGCAGCTTCACCGTCGTGGGCGACCGCGCCCAGGCCCGCCACGGCTTCACGGAGTCCTGGCGGGAGCGGCTGGAGCGGGTCGGCTTCGACCGCATCACGCTGACCTCCCTGAACGTCAACTACCGGACGCCGGAGGAGATCATGTCGGAAGCGGAACCGGTGATCCGTGCCGCGCTCCCGGACGCGAACGTGCCGACGTCCATCCGCACGGGCGGCATCCCGGTGCGCCACGGCCGCGCGTCGGACCGGGACGACGTCCTCTCCACCTGGCTGAGCACACACCCCGACGGCACGGCCTGCGTGATCGGCGCCCCGGCCTTCCGCCCCGCGTCCCCCCGCGTCCGCTCCCTGACCCCGACGCTGTCGAAGGGCCTGGAGTTCGACCTGGTGATCCTCATCGACCCGGAGACCTTCGGCCGGGGCATCGAGGGGGCGGTGGACCGCTATGTGGCGATGACGCGGGCCACCCGGGAACTGGTGATCCTGACGGGAGCGTGA
- a CDS encoding DUF397 domain-containing protein: protein MNTEQLHWFKSSYSGGEGGACVEVAYDWHKSSYSSGEGGECVEVAACPTTIHVRDSKDTQRPHFDVAPGAWSAFVSYARQG, encoded by the coding sequence ATGAACACCGAGCAACTGCACTGGTTCAAGAGCAGCTACAGCGGCGGCGAGGGCGGCGCGTGCGTCGAGGTTGCTTACGACTGGCACAAGTCCAGTTACAGCAGCGGCGAGGGCGGCGAGTGCGTCGAGGTCGCGGCCTGCCCCACCACCATCCACGTCCGCGACTCCAAGGACACCCAGCGCCCCCACTTCGACGTCGCGCCGGGCGCCTGGTCCGCGTTCGTCTCGTACGCACGTCAGGGCTGA